A single genomic interval of Musa acuminata AAA Group cultivar baxijiao chromosome BXJ3-4, Cavendish_Baxijiao_AAA, whole genome shotgun sequence harbors:
- the LOC103969892 gene encoding uncharacterized protein LOC103969892, which translates to MPKERRSRSLSFERRSRASPFPSTSSSRIQTDSVESAKDIKEWEEVRCPVCMEHPHNAVLLLCSSHDNGCRPFMCDTSYRHSNCLDQYRKAFSGSKSLQDNGDAQQPAKLSCPLCRGLVTSWTVIEPARKYMNAKTRSCSMESCAFSGVYGELRKHARKEHPSVRPSEADPDRQQDWRRMERQRDLGDLLSMFRSSVTREEDGFYINEDDEEANGSVFIFPSVTMLLVVHVRQAGGSDTGRSSLPQSSRPRTSLQDSSRGQRGSRVILWGETLSNSTSVGRTSHGNGAIGDGGSDETDAASQQNQERQ; encoded by the coding sequence ATGCCCAAGGAAAGGAGGTCACGATCTCTGTCATTTGAACGGCGATCCCGTGCATCACCTTTTCCATCTACTTCTTCCTCACGTATCCAAACTGATTCTGTGGAGTCGGCCAAGGACATTAAAGAATGGGAGGAGGTTCGTTGCCCTGTGTGCATGGAGCACCCCCACAATGCTGTTCTCCTTCTATGCTCCTCACATGACAATGGTTGCCGTCCGTTCATGTGTGACACTAGCTATCGTCACTCTAATTGTCTGGATCAGTACCGCAAGGCCTTCTCTGGATCTAAGTCACTCCAGGATAATGGTGATGCACAACAGCCAGCTAAGCTTTCATGCCCTCTTTGTCGAGGGCTAGTCACTAGTTGGACAGTCATAGAGCCAGCTCGCAAATATATGAATGCTAAGACTCGTAGCTGCTCTATGGAGTCATGTGCATTTAGTGGTGTTTATGGTGAGCTAAGGAAGCATGCAAGGAAAGAGCATCCATCTGTGCGGCCATCAGAGGCAGATCCTGATCGACAGCAAGACTGGAGAAGGATGGAGCGACAGCGGGACCTTGGAGACCTGCTCAGCATGTTTCGTTCATCAGTTACCAGAGAGGAAGATGGGTTCTACATTAATGAGGATGATGAAGAGGCTAATGGCAGCGTCTTCATATTTCCCTCGGTCACTATGCTTTTGGTAGTGCATGTGCGTCAAGCTGGAGGTAGCGATACTGGTCGTTCATCTCTGCCACAGTCTTCTAGACCAAGAACCTCTCTGCAGGATTCATCAAGGGGTCAAAGGGGAAGCAGAGTGATACTATGGGGAGAGACCTTAAGCAATTCAACATCTGTTGGGAGAACGAGCCATGGCAATGGAGCTATTGGCGATGGTGGATCTGATGAGACAGATGCAGCTTCTCAACAGAACCAAGAAAGGCAGTGA